From Anaerococcus urinomassiliensis:
CCCATTGTTTCTCCGCTATATTCGTCTGCCTTTTTCATTGCATCATTTATAGCTGCAATGATTAAATCTTCTAGCATTTCGACATCTTCTGGGTCGATTACATCTGGGTCAATTTTGATAGCTATGACTTCTTTCTTGCCATTTACAGTTGCAGATACAACTCCGCCACCTGATGTTGACTCAAATTCTTTTTCTTCTATATCTTGTTGAGCCTTTTCCATTTGCTCTTGCATCTTTTTAACTTGTTTCATCATATTGTTCATATTTGCTCCGCCTGGGAATCCGCCTCTTGCCATATTTATCTCTCCTATTCTATGACTAAATCTTCACCAAAAACATCTAATAGTCTTTGGGAATTGTCAGTTTTTTTTTCTATTTTTGTATCCTTCTTATTATCATTATGGTTTAAATCTTCGCTTGTGGCAATAGTAAATATATATGCCCCATTTAAGATTTCCATAAGATTTCTTTCTATATCGTCAGTTTTCTTTTCTAAAATGAACCTATAAAATTCCTTATCTGCTGCCAAGATAAACTTATTGCCGTCGATTTTGTATTGCAAACCCTGGTCACGGAAGAATTCATGGAAAATCCCTCCGGCAGTTTTTATAATCATATCCTGGACTTGCAACTCTTGTGATTTTGAAAGCTTAACTACTTTAGTATCTTCAAAATCTTCAAAGCTAGCTTCTTCTGGTGGAATCTCAGATTTTTCTTCTGATACAGATTTTTCGGGCTCATTTACTTCGATTGCTAGCTCATCTTGTCCACTAGTATTATTAGGTCTTTGTGGTAAATTGCCTAGATTTGCTAGTCTACTATCAAGAATCTTATTTACCAAATCGTCGATATCAGATGGACTAGCCATCTCCAAGGCTTTGATTCTCGATTCTATACTCTTGGTATTTTTAAGTTTTACTAGCCTTAGTACACAAAGTTCTGTCAAGACATCAGTATTGTCAACTTGC
This genomic window contains:
- a CDS encoding YbaB/EbfC family nucleoid-associated protein, which translates into the protein MARGGFPGGANMNNMMKQVKKMQEQMEKAQQDIEEKEFESTSGGGVVSATVNGKKEVIAIKIDPDVIDPEDVEMLEDLIIAAINDAMKKADEYSGETMGKLTGGLNIPGLM